In Mycolicibacterium nivoides, the DNA window CCGATCCGCCAGCGTGGCGCGTTCGGTGCGTTCGCCGTGATAGAAGCCGACCGCTTCGGCGCCGTCCCGAACCCGCACGAGGGCGTACCGGAACGCGGCGTTGGTGAGCGAGTTGCGGAAGGTCAGGCGGATCATCGGCCTACCGATCCAGATCGCCACGACCGTCGTGACCGCCACCCACAGCAGCGCGATCCAGAACAATGCCTTGGGCACCGTGATGCCCAGAATCGTCAACGGGCCCGCGAGATTCCACAGGATCGGCGTGAACGCGACGACCGAGACGATCGAGTACACCGATCCGAACAGCAGCGTCTGCGCGGTGGCGACCGTCGGTGTGTTGGTCTCGGGCCCGGTACCGGTGGTGAAGACATCGATGTCCTGCTGGATGCGCTGATCCGGGTTGTCGATCGGGGTACCGCCGAAACCGCCGACGAATCGGCCGCGATAGTAGGCGCGTTGATCCAGCCAGTCGCCGGTGAGCCGGTTGGTGAGCCACACCCGCCACCGAACGATGAAGTACTGCATCAGATACAGGTCGAGCAGGGTGCGGGTGATGTCGGCCGTGACCAGCATCGCGAAGATCAGGATCGACTGCCAGAACCCGTCGATTCCCGAACGGCGCACCGCTTCATCGCCAGAACCGGCTCCGGAGAACGCCACCTGCAACGCGGTTGTCTGGTCGTTGAGGTAGTAGCTGAACAACACGTCCATGCGCACCGAGAGCATCACCGACAGGAGCAGCACCCCGAGCAGCGCCCACACCGGAATGCTCTGGCGCCCAATGAAATAACCACCCGTGACCCGCCAGAACTGGCGGCCCCATGTGGTGATTCGGGCCAGCACGGCAAGGACGGCCACGAGTGCCACCGCGCCGATCGCCCACGCCTTGAGGACCCAGAACAGCGACGCAAGGATTTCGTTGCCCCAGTCCAGCGACTGGGTGAACATCTCCATACCCCCGGAAGTTACCGGGAACTACCGCCCGATCAGGGTTGCTTGACCAGGTCGGCTGTGTCGTCCTCGACCCGGCCGAGTCGCCATTCGCCGTCACCCAGCAGTTCGAGCTCGTGGGTGTGGTGCTGCTCGACGGTCGTGCGGTGGCTGACACTGACCAAGATCGTGTTGGGCAGGTCGGTGCGCACACGCTGATAGAGCATGTACTCGAGACCTTCGTCGAGTGCGGAGGTCGACTCGTCGAGGAACACGACCTTGGGCTTGACGAGCAGGATGCGGGCGAACGCGATCCGTTGCTGCTCACCGGGAGACAGCACCTTGGCCCAGTCCTGGACCTCGTCGAGTCGGTCGACCAGATGCGCCAGCGCCACCTCTTCCAGCGTCCGCTTGAGTGTCTCGTCGTCGATGGTGCACTCCTCACCGGGATAGGTGACCACGGCGCGCAGATCTCCGAGCGGCACGTAGGGGAGCTGGGACAGGAACATCGTCTCGTTCGGGCCGCACGGACGGGTCAGAGTGCCCGAGGTGAACGGCCACAGCTCGGCAAGGCTTCGCAGCAGGGTGGTCTTGCCGCTGCCGGACTGGCCGGTGATCACCAGTGTGTCGCCAACCTGCAGGTGCAGGTCGAGCGGCTTGATGAGCTGTTTCCCGTCCGGCGTGCGGACCTCGACATCGGTGAGCTTCACCGTGCCGTCGACGCATGGCAGGGTGGTCACCTCCGGCAATGCCCTGCCCGCGTCGTTGGCAACGACGAGCCCGTGCAGACGCATGATCGCGGCCCGGTAGCCGGCGAATTGGTCGTAGGCATTGCGGAAGAAGGACAGCCCGTCGAGCAGGCTTCGAAAGGCGCTGGCAGTCTGGTTCAGCGCGCCGAGGGTGATCTCGCCGCTGTAGAACCGCGGGAATTGCACGATGTAGGGGATGAGCTCCTGGGCTTGGTCGATGGAGTTGTTCCAGCCCTGGAACTTGATCATCCGGTTGATGTAATTCCGGTAGTTCGACACGACCGGTGCGAACAGCTTCCGTAGGCCGGTTCGCTCGGCGATCTCTCCACGGTAGAAGGCCACTGCCTCGGAAGCATCGCGCAGCCGCACCAGCGCATAGCGGAAGGCCGCGTTGTACTTCTCGTTGTTGAAGGCCAGCCGGATGATCGGCCGGCCGAGCCAGAATGCCACCACTGTGGCGAACAGGACATAGACGATGCCGATCCAGAAGATCGCCCGTGGCAGTTCGATCCCGACGAGGGGCAAGGTGACTCCACCGGACAGGTTCCACAGAATCGCTGTGAACGAAATCATCGAGGCCACCGAATAGATGGAGCCGAACAGCAGGGTGTTCGTGGAGCCGGCGCTGGGACGGTTCGGCAGCGAGTCGATGCCCGCGGTGAAAGTGTCGATGTCGGCCTGGATGCGCTGGTCCGGATTGTCGATGGTGTCGTCGATGAAGCGCGTCCGGTAGTAGGCCTTGCCGTCCAGCCAGTCACCGGTGAGCCGGCTGGTCAGCCAGGCCCGCCAGCGCAGCATGAATCGTTGGGCCATATAGATGTCGAGCATGATCCGGGCGATGTGGATCGCGGCCAGGAACGCGAAGACGCCCAGCGACAGCCAGAAACCGTCTTTACCGGACACCTTCACGGCCTCGTTGCCGCTGGATATGCCGCCGGCGATGACCTGGAAGCTGGTCATCATGTCGTTGCCCTGGTAGCTGAAGAGCACCGCCAGTCGCACCCCGGTGATCACCGACAGCAGCATCGCCCCCAGCCACGCCCACACGATCACACTGTCGCGCCCGGTGAAATACTCGCGGGTGATCCGCCAGAACTGCCTGCCCCAGGTGGTGAACCGGGCGATCAGGACCAGGATCACCAAAGTGCAGGCCGCGGTGATCAGCCAGCCTTTGGCGATCCACACCAGCGACGTCACGAGCTCGACGCTCCAATCGAGCGTGGGACTGAACATCTCCATGCGGGCAAGGTACCCCGCAATGCTGCGACGGGCGGCGCGGAGCGCTCAGCGGGACCGGTCGCGTTCGCGGCCCACTGACCTCCGCGTACCGTGAACATGTGCCGAAGACGTCCAACGCCAAACCGGGCCGCGTGAGCAGCAAGTTCTGGAAGCTACTGGGGGCCAGCACCGAGCGGAATCAGGCCCGGTCGCTCTCAGAGGTGAAGGGTGCAGCCGAATTCGAGGACAAGGCTGCCGGACTCGACGACGAGCAGCTCACCAAGGCCGCCAAGCTGCTTGAGCTGCAGGACCTGGCCGCGTCCGCGGACATGCCGCAGTTCCTGGCGCTGGCGCGCGAAGCCGCCGAACGGACCACCGGTCTGCGTCCTTTTGACGTGCAGCTGCTCGCGGCGCTGCGCATGCTCGCCGGCGACGTCGTCGAGATGGCCACCGGTGAGGGCAAGACCCTGGCCGGGGCGATCGCGGCGGCCGGTTACGCGATCGGCGGGCGCCACGTCCACGTCATCACCATCAACGACTACCTGGCGCGACGCGATGCCGAGTGGATGACCCCGCTGCTGG includes these proteins:
- a CDS encoding ABC transporter ATP-binding protein/permease, giving the protein MEMFSPTLDWSVELVTSLVWIAKGWLITAACTLVILVLIARFTTWGRQFWRITREYFTGRDSVIVWAWLGAMLLSVITGVRLAVLFSYQGNDMMTSFQVIAGGISSGNEAVKVSGKDGFWLSLGVFAFLAAIHIARIMLDIYMAQRFMLRWRAWLTSRLTGDWLDGKAYYRTRFIDDTIDNPDQRIQADIDTFTAGIDSLPNRPSAGSTNTLLFGSIYSVASMISFTAILWNLSGGVTLPLVGIELPRAIFWIGIVYVLFATVVAFWLGRPIIRLAFNNEKYNAAFRYALVRLRDASEAVAFYRGEIAERTGLRKLFAPVVSNYRNYINRMIKFQGWNNSIDQAQELIPYIVQFPRFYSGEITLGALNQTASAFRSLLDGLSFFRNAYDQFAGYRAAIMRLHGLVVANDAGRALPEVTTLPCVDGTVKLTDVEVRTPDGKQLIKPLDLHLQVGDTLVITGQSGSGKTTLLRSLAELWPFTSGTLTRPCGPNETMFLSQLPYVPLGDLRAVVTYPGEECTIDDETLKRTLEEVALAHLVDRLDEVQDWAKVLSPGEQQRIAFARILLVKPKVVFLDESTSALDEGLEYMLYQRVRTDLPNTILVSVSHRTTVEQHHTHELELLGDGEWRLGRVEDDTADLVKQP